The nucleotide sequence AGATTCTtggctatttttttttgtgttccaaATTTTTAGCTTATAGGTTTAATTCTAATATCTTGGATTCTTGATATTGTATTATCTTCTGCATCTTTGTTGAACTATACATCCGGTACTCAGCTTTTTAGTTCTTGGGGACGTGGTTAATCAACTCTGCTTGATATGGGTAGACTGggttttttctattttctttgaatacatAACATTTTAGATTTGATCCTCTGGGTTGTCGTAGCGTCATTGATTTGTTCATGATTTTTTGTCCATAATAAGTATTGCTATATTATTAGAGCATTATCTGCTCATGAGGTATCTGGAAAACAGGAAGCCGTAGATCAAGGTTcatgaaattttcatttgaagCCTCTTGTTTCAGAATTTTTATTCCGAGACTTGGTTTTTGGAATTCTGTGTTCTAGTGTTGTATTCGATAACAAATACGATTATATCCGTGGAGAAAAAGGGCATAAGGAAACATATCGTAGAATCATTCTTCAGGTTTCAGGACTTCTTTTCTTGATCCTAAATTCTAGGAATTGAAAGAGTTGTGAAAATCTCTGTACTTGCTAGATATTAGGTGATCTGTGTGATTCTTATTTATACTTTAGTGGCTTTATATATCTGCTATGCTACCTTCTTGGGTCAAGCCCCAATCAATATTCCAAATTTATCAGGCTGCATTTGGCATACTTGTATCACAATGAGGATGGTCAATGCAAGTACCCATGATCTTTATGTGTAGTAGAGCTAGTTCATTTCTTGCTAATTTGCTTGTCTGTAAAACAATTCAGAACTTGTTATTCAAATAGCTTCTCCACGTTAAATTAAAGGATGAAGCATTTTTGCCAGATATACCTGGTGATGGTTGAGCTCACCTAATGGCTAACGCAGGTTATTTAAATGGATTGTTGGCAAAAGACCCTTATTGGAAAAGCTATCATTACTtagcattttctttctttctgtggGCTCGTGTGTGCCCGTGTGAACATCTTAACAATTAACACGTGTTTACTTCTCTAATTTGAGATGCAGATGATGCTCTTCTCCAAGGCATTAACACCTACCGCGACCGGACATCCCTGAACTTGGCAACACTAACAAAGAATGGCAATGCAGATTGTCTTGCTGATGAAGTAGCTGACCAATTTAAGAACCAACCTTGCACAAGCAACAACCGGTGCTCACACCATACCAGGCACCGAGCCTCAGCTTTCTAACTACCCACCCTTCTAGCCAAATGCCATTTGAACGTCTCCAATACAAGGGATGGCAATGTGATGCCTGCTTGTGTTCCCAACCTGGTTCCAAGTCTTGTGCTATCCAACTTCACACAGTCTCTGTACTCCGATAATCTTAATGATACTAAGTATACAGGAATTGGAATTGGTTCTAAAGGTAATTGGATAGTTGTTGTTCTCACCACAAACACACCTGAGGGGAGTTTTGTGACATATAATGCAGCCAGGTTCATCAACATGACTGGTGTGTTACACCCCTTGGTCTTTTTActgatttctttctttcttgctgTTGCAAGCCTTGAATTTCTCTCAATTATTTGGGCTTAGGGGTGCCCACTTTCTCAATTTTTTCCCCCAGTTCCTTTACAGTGGATAGAGAAATGAAGTTACACTACATAGTTTGTTTTGAGTCTTCTGACAATTTGTCTTTATGTTCATTGGTATTGAATGCATAAGGGATCCACACGGTTTCACAGgagaaaaagtgaaaacaatAATGGAGGTTCGTGGGATCCACACGGTTTCATAGGAGAAAAAGTGAAACAATAATGGAGCTTCAATTCAACTGGTATATTTGGATGAGTTTTCCACGGTTTCATAGGAGAAAAAGGTGAAACAAGAATGGAGCTTCAACTGGTATCTTTGGATCACTTCCACCAGCATGATTTTGTGTTCAGTGAAGAGCTATTAAATAACACTGATGGTGGGGAAACTTTATGTAATGTGTGTTTGGAACCAGCGGGGCTGTTGGGTGCTACCTACAATTGCATCGACTGCTATTTCTTTCTCCACAAGACTTGTGCAGAGCTACCCAGTCAAATCAAGCACCCCCTTCACCGCAAACATGGTCTTGTTCTTCTCCCAAATTCACCGTATCGTGGCAGATATGGTTGTGATTTCTGTGGCATAGGGTCTGAAAACTACGTCTACCATTGTTCTACTTGCCAGTTTGACCTGCACCCCAAGTGTGCTATGCTACACCGATGCTTCATTCAGCCGGAAAGTCAAAATCATCGCTTCACTCGCTTGAGCAGGTCAGATCCATTTACTTGCAATTTCTGTGGCATCTATACAGACCGTTGGATACCTATTGAATTCGTCGATCGTGATCGCAGCCCTTCTTCATGCACCGAGTGCCATATCGTTGTCCATAGGAAATGCATCTCACTGTCACGCTCACACACAATCAATATAGCACGACATTATCATTCCATCACCCACACTTACTTCATTACTGAAAATGAATCAGTTGATATCAAGTGTAGAATTTGTTCTGAGGAAGTGAACAGGGAATTCGGAAGCTATTGCTGTCATGAATGTCGTTTCGTTTGCCATGTGAATTGTGCACAAGATTGCGAAATGGGTAACAGTTCATATTCATTAGATGAGGAGCTGATCTATTGGCCTCAGATTGAGGACGACGACATATTAGTCCAAGAGAGTGATCATTGTAGCCACAAACATAGGTTAACTCTGGAGGTAGATCATGAGGTTAAGGACAATACATATTGTGATGGTTGCATCCAACCCATCTCTGCACCATTCTACCGGTGCGAAAAATGCAATTTTAATCTTCATAAACTGTGCAATGAATTACCTCCCAAGATAAATCACCCATTCCACAAAAGACATCCCCTTACCCTCTTTTCAAAACCAGTTGGCGCTTACATTTGTGATGCTTGTTCAAGATATTGCAACGGATTCATGTATAGTTGTAGCATTTGCGAGTTTTCGCCCAAAATAGATGTAAGATGTGCTTTAGTTAATACATTGAAGTTCAACCATGATGGTCATCAGCACCCGCTCACTCTCACAATCAATAATAATTCTAATATTGATTGCGGCAAGTGTATTGCCTGTGGTACTACCGGTTCACGCTACTTGCTAAAATGCAACGCTTGTTCCTTCAGCTTGGACTACAGATGCGCCACTCTACCTCGTACAGTCAAACACATGTATGATGATAAACATCCTTTTGAGCTCACATATCGTACAATCGATGATGGGTCCGATGAGTATTATTGTGAtatttgtgaagaagaaagaaatcaaCATCATTGGTATTACTATTGCGCCAAATGTGACTATGCTGCTCATCTCGGATGTGCTCTGGGTGTGGCACCTTTCATCAAGGGAGGAAGACTTTACGGAAGATCAAGTTCCGTTCACCATCACGATCTCTTTTATGAACGAATGGCGAATTACGGGCCTCCTTGTAGTTCATGTGGTAAGAGATGCTATGATGTGTCACTTGAATGTCACGAGTTGGACTGCAATTTTAGGCTTCATTGCCACTGTATATTTAACTGctatatatgatgatgatgatgattgattATTGATCTTGTATATTTAAG is from Tripterygium wilfordii isolate XIE 37 chromosome 14, ASM1340144v1, whole genome shotgun sequence and encodes:
- the LOC120015042 gene encoding uncharacterized protein LOC120015042 encodes the protein MELQLVSLDHFHQHDFVFSEELLNNTDGGETLCNVCLEPAGLLGATYNCIDCYFFLHKTCAELPSQIKHPLHRKHGLVLLPNSPYRGRYGCDFCGIGSENYVYHCSTCQFDLHPKCAMLHRCFIQPESQNHRFTRLSRSDPFTCNFCGIYTDRWIPIEFVDRDRSPSSCTECHIVVHRKCISLSRSHTINIARHYHSITHTYFITENESVDIKCRICSEEVNREFGSYCCHECRFVCHVNCAQDCEMGNSSYSLDEELIYWPQIEDDDILVQESDHCSHKHRLTLEVDHEVKDNTYCDGCIQPISAPFYRCEKCNFNLHKLCNELPPKINHPFHKRHPLTLFSKPVGAYICDACSRYCNGFMYSCSICEFSPKIDVRCALVNTLKFNHDGHQHPLTLTINNNSNIDCGKCIACGTTGSRYLLKCNACSFSLDYRCATLPRTVKHMYDDKHPFELTYRTIDDGSDEYYCDICEEERNQHHWYYYCAKCDYAAHLGCALGVAPFIKGGRLYGRSSSVHHHDLFYERMANYGPPCSSCGKRCYDVSLECHELDCNFRLHCHCIFNCYI